A single region of the Phalacrocorax carbo chromosome 4, bPhaCar2.1, whole genome shotgun sequence genome encodes:
- the MTTP gene encoding microsomal triglyceride transfer protein large subunit — protein sequence MILLTVLFLCIISTYSASVKGHTTGPSLNNDKLYKFAYSAEVYVDQVKASLQKSAGYRLSSGVDVNLLWRSPDNDDDQLIKITISDVQVETVNERPAAKNIFKGKNTEKIIGKEYLEALQRPIVLELVRGKVKTFYSYQNEPGFTQNIKRGLASLFQLQLHSGAAREVDISGKCNTTYHVRQDQVTKIKDLDSCEIEKQGFTSHNRILDVTTKATSATIYVLEDSFIKSIKAEENYVSLLNSRRKTSAKIISKQRLELKSVQAGPGLIAGKQVASIIKTLDSSYVAMPLVAEPVKSECKKCPSLSEHWKSIREHLYPEKLSKAEAARSFLSFIQNIRKATKEEILQIIRSENKELLPQVVDAVTSAQTPASLEAILEFLDFKDASTSALQERFLYACGFASHPSETLLKSLTDKFKGDIANEEIRETLVIVMGALIRKLCDREGCKLPAVVEAKRLILSRLEKAKKDDNVRMYLLALKNALLPEAIPLLLKYTESEEGPNSNVAATALQRYDPSFLTKEVRETMNRIYHQNHKVHEKTVRTTAAAIILNSNPSYMEVKNILLSIGELPLEMNKYMLSMIQDIINFEMPSSKIVRQVLKDMRAHNYDRFSKTGSSSAYSGYITRGPDVSATYSLDILYSGSGILRRSNMNIHVFDRNAELHASQVVLEAQGLESIIAATPDEGEENLDSFAGMSAILFDVQLRPVTFFQGYGDLMSKMFSATGDLINVVKGLILLTDYSQEIQLQSGPRASMEFLGGLAIDISGGMEFSLWYRESKTNVKNRVAMFIAGNTEVDSFFVKSGMETTLEIETTLDFISTVQFSQYPFLVCMQMDRVEYPFRHSMTKYESLPSGRRYTAKRGKAELVAGNEFPLHQENSNMCRKVFGTKSDSSSNWF from the exons ATGATTCTTCTTACTGTGCTGTTCCTTTGCATCATTTCCACCTACTCGGCCTCTGTTAAAG GGCACACTACTGGACCAAGTTTAAATAATGACAAGCTATACAAATTTGCTTACTCAGCTGAAGTTTATGTTGATCAGGTGAAAGCATCACTGCAGAAAAGTGCAGGCTACCGGCTTTCTTCTGGTGTGGATGTCAACCTCTTATGGAGAAGTCCTGACAATGATGACGACCAGTTAATCAAAATTACG ATAAGCGATGTTCAAGTTGAAACTGTGAATGAACGTCCAGCTGCTAAAAACATCTTCAAAGGcaaaaacacagagaagatCATCGGGAAAGAATATCTGGAAGCTTTACAGAGGCCCATAGTTCTTGAGCTAGTCCGGGGAAAA GTCAAAACCTTCTACTCATATCAAAATGAACCTGGTTTTACTCAAAACATTAAGAGAGGTCTGGCTAGCCTTTTCCAGCTACAGCTGCACTCTGGTGCTGCCCGTGAG gtGGACATATCTGGCAAATGCAATACTACTTACCATGTGCGGCAAGATCAAGTGACTAAAATAAAAGACCTGGACTCCTGTGAAATAGAAAAACAAGGATTTACCAGCCACAACCGG ATTTTAGATGTCACTACAAAAGCCACATCTGCCACAATTTATGTGCTGGAAGACAGTTTCATTAAATCCATtaaggcagaagaaaattatgtttcaCTTCTGAATTCCAGACGAAAAACAAGTGcgaaaataatttcaaa GCAGAGACTGGAACTGAAGTCAGTACAAGCTGGCCCTGGACTGATCGCTGGGAAGCAAGTTGCCAGTATTATCAAGACCTTGGACTCCAGTTACGTTGCCATGCCACTAGTAGCAGAGCCAGTCAAATCCGAATGCAAAAAGTGTCCCTCA CTTTCTGAACACTGGAAGAGTATCAGAGAACATTTGTATCCTGAAAAACTTTCCAAAGCTGAAGCAGCAAGAAGCTTTTTGTCCTTCATTCAGAACATCAGAAAAGCTACGAAAGAGGAGATACTGCAGATTATtagaagtgaaaataaagaaCTTCT TCCACAGGTAGTTGATGCTGTAACCTCCGCTCAGACCCCAGCATCACTGGAGGCCATACTGGAGTTTCTTGACTTTAAGGATGCAAGCACTTCTGCCCTGCAGGAACGATTCCTTTATGCCTGTGGATTTGCTTCGCACCCCAGTGAAACGCTCCTGAAATCTTTAACT GATAAGTTCAAGGGTGATATTGCGAATGAAGAAATCAGAGAAACTCTTGTCATTGTCATGGGAGCACTCATCAGAAAGCTGTGTGACAGAGAAGGCTGCAAGCTTCCA GCTGTTGTGGAAGCCAAAAGGCTGATTCTAAGTCGACTGGAGAAGGCTAAGAAAGATGACAATGTGAGGATGTACCTGCTGGCACTGAAGAATGCACTCCTTCCTGAAGCAATTCCACTGCTTCTGAAGTACACCGAGTCAGAAGAAGGGCCCAACAGCAATGTTGCTGCCACTGCCTTACAGAGATATGATCCTTCTTTTCTCACCAAGGAG GTGAGGGAAACAATGAACAGGATATACCACCAGAATCATAAAGTCCACGAAAAGACAGTGCGAACCACTGCAGCTGCTATCATCTTAAACAGTAACCCATCCTACATGGAAGTGAAAAACATCCTGCTCTCCATTGGTGAACTGCCTCTGGAAATGAACAAGTACATGCTCTCCATGATCCAAGATATAATTAACTTTGAAATGCCTTCAAG CAAAATAGTTCGGCAAGTTCTGAAGGACATGCGTGCTCATAACTATGATCGCTTCTCGAAGACAGGCTCTTCCTCTGCCTACTCTGGCTATATTACAC GTGGTCCTGATGTGTCAGCCACGTACAGCCTTGACATCCTCTATTCAGGCTCTGGCATTTTAAGGAGAAGTAACATGAACATCCATGTTTTTGACAGAAATGCTGAACTTCATGCCAGCCAG GTGGTGCTTGAAGCCCAAGGTCTAGAGTCCATAATAGCTGCAACTCCTGATGAAGGCGAAGAAAACCTGGACTCCTTTGCTGGCATGTCAGCCATTCTGTTTGATGTCCAACTCAGGCCAGTTACATTTTTCCAAGGGTACGGTGATTTAATGTCTAAAATGTTCTCAGCAACTGGAGACCTCATTAACGTGGTGAAAGGACTTATCCTCCTGACAGATTACTCACAG GAGATTCAGCTGCAGTCTGGGCCGAGGGCCAGCATGGAGTTCCTGGGCGGCCTGGCCATTGACATCTCAGGAGGGATGGAGTTCAGCCTGTGGTACAGGGAATCCAAAACCAACGTCAAGAACCG GGTAGCCATGTTTATAGCTGGTAACACCGAGGTGGATTCCTTCTTTGTAAAATCTGGTATGGAAACTACTTTGGAAATAGAAACGACGTTAGACTTCATCTCCACGGTGCAGTTTTCACAGTACCCATTTTTAGTCTGTATGCAGATGGACAGAGTCGAGTATCCGTTCAG GCATTCCATGACTAAGTACGAAAGTCTACCATCCGGCAGACGGTACACCGCAAAGAGAGGGAAAGCGGAACTGGTGGCGGGTAACGAATTCCCTCTCCATCAAGAAAACTCCAACATGTGCAGGAAGGTTTTCGGCACAAAGTCTGATTCCTCCAGCAACTGGTTCTGA